A stretch of Candidatus Dojkabacteria bacterium DNA encodes these proteins:
- a CDS encoding 30S ribosomal protein S18 translates to MVDLARERNLEWTKDAVATTPKRGKRPNKKLPANTVCPLCEGKIKTLSYKDVYQLKRFISVRGKIIGRAKSGVCAKHQRQLAKAVKRARQAALLPYSNIE, encoded by the coding sequence ATGGTAGATCTTGCAAGAGAACGAAACCTTGAGTGGACAAAAGATGCGGTTGCAACAACACCTAAAAGGGGAAAGCGACCCAATAAAAAACTTCCGGCAAATACAGTATGTCCCTTGTGTGAAGGAAAAATAAAAACCTTAAGTTATAAAGATGTTTATCAGCTTAAGCGTTTTATATCAGTAAGGGGTAAAATTATTGGTAGAGCAAAGTCGGGTGTTTGTGCGAAACATCAACGCCAATTGGCAAAAGCGGTCAAACGTGCACGTCAGGCTGCATTACTGCCTTACTCCAATATAGAATAA
- the ssb gene encoding single-stranded DNA-binding protein, producing the protein MASRSLNKVMLIGNLTRDPELRYTANGTPVCVFGIATNRSWKDSTTGDVKEDTEFINLVAWNKLAEISYNLLAKGMLVFVEGEMRTRSYENSDGQTVYRTEIHVNDMQLLNDKGKRGKGGASATNDTSADEKKEKDNDSFESPEDNSKSEKSAKPDNKVKKESPKEKEEEMDDPLDDALVF; encoded by the coding sequence ATGGCTAGTAGGTCGTTAAACAAGGTCATGCTTATTGGAAACCTAACAAGGGATCCGGAGCTTCGATATACTGCAAACGGAACACCCGTATGCGTGTTTGGTATTGCAACCAACAGGTCATGGAAAGATTCAACAACGGGTGATGTTAAAGAGGATACCGAATTTATTAATCTCGTTGCGTGGAATAAACTTGCTGAAATTTCGTACAATCTTTTGGCCAAGGGGATGCTTGTTTTTGTAGAAGGAGAAATGAGAACAAGGTCTTATGAAAATAGTGATGGACAAACGGTATATAGAACCGAAATTCACGTTAATGACATGCAATTATTAAATGACAAAGGTAAACGGGGTAAGGGTGGGGCGTCGGCAACAAATGATACTTCAGCCGATGAAAAGAAGGAAAAGGATAATGACAGTTTCGAATCACCTGAAGACAATAGTAAGTCTGAGAAAAGTGCAAAACCTGATAATAAAGTAAAGAAGGAATCTCCCAAAGAAAAGGAAGAAGAAATGGATGATCCTCTCGATGATGCATTGGTTTTTTAA